Proteins from a genomic interval of Xylocopa sonorina isolate GNS202 chromosome 6, iyXylSono1_principal, whole genome shotgun sequence:
- the LOC143424183 gene encoding phosphatidate cytidylyltransferase, mitochondrial, whose protein sequence is MEKYIVIQQLKGILKSFPTSIKFCFAYGSGVFKQMNNQSTNMVDLVFVVRNVNQWHAENLKLNPKHYAQPLRFFGHRAITNVQEKWGAKIYYNTLVKIAEGYTIKYGVVSEVSLIEDLLDWNDLYLAGRLHKPVKVLIEPNEYSQLPTALLQNLHSAVHTALLLLPQHFTEIEFYKTIAGLSYNGDFRMTFGENKDKINNIVVPQLTYFKQLYAPILQHFENYVDIPKSNGMILTCHQDTSPAAKIYHLNHLPRIPQVKLVRAWSQGPRSKDTEDCLRAIAYDPECSEILAESLKAIVRRSSITQSLKGILTAGLVKSVRYSTVKIMKMLQMNSEIETVPKLEPGQSKAERIVDSVKRQARSKETDKRLQ, encoded by the coding sequence ATGGAAAAGTACATAGTAATTCAgcaattgaaaggaatacttaaAAGTTTCCCAACGAGTATAAAGTTTTGCTTCGCGTATGGATCGGGTGTATTTAAGCAAATGAATAATCAGTCTACTAATATGGTGGATCTTGTATTTGTTGTTCGCAATGTAAACCAATGGCATGCGGAAAATTTGAAGCTTAATCCCAAACATTACGCTCAGCCATTGAGATTTTTTGGACACAGAGCCATTACTAACGTTCAAGAAAAATGGGGcgctaagatatattataatacGTTGGTTAAAATAGCAGAAGGATATACTATCAAGTATGGAGTAGTTTCTGAAGTTTCGCTTATAGAAGATTTATTAGATTGGAATGATTTGTATCTAGCAGGAAGATTACACAAGCCAGTTAAAGTATTGATAGAACCAAATGAATACTCTCAATTACCTACAGCCCTCCTGCAAAATTTACATTCCGCCGTACACACGGCATTATTATTGCTTCCGCAGCACTTTACAGAAATTGAATTTTATAAAACCATAGCTGGTTTATCGTACAATGGTGATTTTCGAATGACCTTTGGTGAAAACAAAGATAAAATTAACAATATCGTTGTGCCGCAGCTAACATATTTCAAACAATTGTACGCCCCAATTTTACAACACTTTGAAAATTATGTGGATATTCCAAAGTCTAACGGAATGATTCTCACCTGTCATCAAGATACTAGTCCTGCGGCAAAAATATATCACCTGAATCATTTACCCAGAATACCGCAGGTTAAGCTTGTCAGGGCATGGTCTCAGGGGCCGAGATCAAAAGATACCGAAGATTGCCTACGTGCGATCGCTTACGATCCTGAATGCAGTGAAATATTAGCAGAATCCTTGAAAGCGATTGTTCGGAGATCCAGCATTACTCAAAGTCTAAAAGGAATTCTCACTGCTGGACTAGTGAAATCGGTCCGATATAGTACAGTAAAAATAATGAAGATGTTACAAATGAATTCAGAGATAGAGACTGTTCCTAAATTAGAACCGGGTCAGAGCAAAGCTGAAAGAATAGTAGATAGCGTGAAGAGGCAAGCGCGATCAAAGGAAACAGACAAGCGCCTACAGTAG
- the Csn6 gene encoding COP9 signalosome subunit 6 — protein MEVDENNATPSLTDTPMEIDEDAVGKNSNTSTNPSSSAIKVMASSGTVGSVSISLHPLVIMNVSEHWTRLRAQEGTDQLVYGALIGKQKGRNIEIMNSFELMFTCIKDDVIIDRDYYNAKEEQFKQVFSDMDFLGWYTTGDMPNERDITVHKQLCKINESPVLLKLDPRPKNTDQLSVSMYESVIDLVNGEATMLFVPLTYTLATEEAERIGVDHVARMCSNDQGESSLVAEHLTAQHSAIKMLHSRVKLVLKYVQAVQSGELKGNHEVLRAACSLGHRLPVLNNTKFKADFYNQCNDFGLMNYLGIITKGCNNINQFVNKFNILYDRQGVGRRLRSLFL, from the exons ATGGAGGTTGATGAAAATAATGCAACGCCTTCTTTAACGGATACACCGATGGAAATTGACGAGGATGCGGTTGGAAAAAATAGCAACACATCAACAAATCCTTCTTCCAGTGCTATCAAAGTAATGGCATCTTCGGGTACTGTTGGCTCTGTTTCAATCAGTCTCCATCCTCTTGTCATAATGAACGTTAGCGAACATTGGACTAGGCTTCGTGCACAAGAAGGGACGGATCAACTGG TATACGGAGCGTTAATTGGCAAACAGAAAGGgcgcaacatagaaataatgaACTCTTTTGAATTAATGTTTACATGTATTAAAGACGACGTTATAATCGATAGAGATTACTACAATGCTAAAGAAGAACAGTTTAAGCAAGTCTTTAGCGATATGGACTTTCTCGGATGGTATACTACGGGAGATATGCCCAACGAAAGAGACATTACGGTGCATAAGCAGCTTTGTAAAATAAACGAAAGCCCTGTGCTATTGAAACTCGATCCAAGACCAAAAAACACAGAT CAACTCTCTGTTTCTATGTACGAGTCGGTGATAGATTTGGTTAACGGCGAAGCTACGATGCTGTTTGTTCCACTGACTTATACGTTGGCGACAGAAGAAGCGGAAAGAATTGGAGTAGATCATGTTGCAAGAATGTGCAGCAACGATCAAGGGGAGAGTTCGTTAG TTGCCGAACATCTCACTGCACAGCACAGTGCAATAAAAATGTTACATTCGCGAGTAAAATTAGTTCTAAAGTACGTACAAGCTGTACAAAGTGGAGAACTAAAAGGCAACCATGAAGTTTTAAGAGCTGCCTGTTCTTTGGGACACAGATTACCGGTCTTAAATAATACCAAATTCAAAGCTGACTTTTACAAT CAATGTAATGATTTTGGTTTGATGAATTATCTTGGTATCATAACAAAAGGTTGTAACAATATCAATCAATTTGTTAACAAATTCAATATCTTGTACGATAGACAAGGTGTAGGTCGTCGTTTACGAAGTCTCTTTTTGTGA